A single region of the Paramicrobacterium fandaimingii genome encodes:
- a CDS encoding threonine/serine ThrE exporter family protein: MSDQGSKRQRQLRARLGVSLKGLAGGMVRGMGVPTQRIALPGSDDAVSQRHARSVIELCLRVGETMIATGASAADTVAQVLRLSSSFGITGMHVDIHFSSITVSVHRGLDEDPISVMRVVKVRTTDYTRLRDVYRLMDEITSATDPVDPDLARQHLSEILQQPHPYRRWVVSAGKAILAAGVVVMYDASFVVIVAAAISAVIADIVTRRLEKWGISAFFVQMAAAFVITGIAGLLYWTRTFGFALTSEVQPTVIVISGIMLLLSGIGLTAAARDAIDGYYITASSRGLEVIMMTLGLAVGISLTIGLALRIGIPIDVGTSLGRTDNIWAGMVGAGLIGIGFTLTSYVRMIIAPIMAILAAIVFAVFFIVNPLMPDPGLAPGVAGIVAGVLSYLVYRWIMVPEAALTMAGIIGLIPGLTVYRGLYTLMDGPQGIVAALGELFVALAVGIGLAAGTTIGGHLARRSFGLDRAAEISLRRARRTR; this comes from the coding sequence ATGAGCGATCAGGGCAGCAAGAGGCAGCGCCAGCTTCGGGCGCGACTGGGTGTCTCTTTAAAGGGGCTCGCCGGCGGCATGGTGCGCGGCATGGGCGTGCCGACACAGCGCATCGCACTGCCAGGCAGCGACGATGCCGTATCTCAGCGACACGCACGATCCGTGATCGAGCTGTGCCTGCGCGTCGGCGAGACGATGATCGCAACGGGGGCCTCAGCGGCCGACACCGTTGCCCAGGTGCTTCGGCTCAGCTCCAGCTTCGGCATCACCGGCATGCACGTCGACATTCACTTCAGCTCCATCACGGTGTCGGTCCACCGCGGGCTCGACGAGGACCCCATCTCTGTCATGCGCGTCGTCAAGGTGCGCACCACCGACTACACGCGGCTGCGCGACGTCTACCGACTCATGGACGAGATCACCTCAGCGACCGATCCGGTCGACCCCGACCTCGCACGCCAGCACCTCAGCGAGATTCTGCAGCAGCCGCACCCGTATCGTCGCTGGGTCGTGTCGGCGGGAAAGGCCATTCTTGCCGCGGGCGTCGTCGTCATGTACGACGCCAGCTTCGTCGTTATCGTCGCGGCCGCGATCTCGGCGGTCATCGCCGACATCGTCACGCGACGCCTCGAGAAGTGGGGAATCTCGGCATTCTTTGTGCAGATGGCCGCCGCATTCGTCATCACGGGAATCGCCGGACTGTTGTACTGGACGCGAACGTTTGGGTTCGCACTCACGAGCGAAGTGCAGCCGACGGTGATCGTCATCTCGGGAATCATGCTGCTGCTGTCGGGGATCGGGCTGACCGCAGCCGCTCGAGATGCCATCGACGGGTATTACATCACCGCATCATCTCGCGGCCTCGAGGTGATCATGATGACCCTCGGCCTCGCCGTGGGCATCTCGCTCACCATCGGCCTCGCCCTTCGCATCGGAATTCCCATCGACGTCGGCACAAGTCTCGGCCGCACCGACAATATCTGGGCGGGAATGGTCGGAGCAGGGCTGATCGGAATCGGCTTTACGCTGACGTCCTACGTGCGCATGATCATCGCGCCAATCATGGCAATACTGGCCGCAATTGTGTTCGCCGTGTTTTTCATCGTGAACCCTCTGATGCCCGACCCGGGCCTCGCTCCAGGCGTCGCCGGCATCGTCGCCGGCGTGCTCAGCTATCTGGTGTACCGCTGGATCATGGTGCCGGAGGCGGCACTCACCATGGCCGGAATCATCGGCCTCATTCCTGGCCTCACTGTGTATCGCGGCCTCTACACGCTCATGGATGGTCCCCAGGGAATCGTTGCCGCGCTCGGTGAACTGTTCGTCGCGCTCGCCGTCGGCATCGGTCTGGCCGCAGGCACGACGATCGGCGGCCATCTCGCGCGGCGCAGCTTCGGCCTCGACCGCGCCGCCGAGATCTCGCTTCGACGCGCGAGACGAACACGGTAG
- a CDS encoding Lrp/AsnC family transcriptional regulator, with protein sequence MDNIDRGIIDLLRQNARAGYGDIGQVVGLSASAVKRRVDRLVADGVIRGFTVQVDPAIDGRRTEAYVELFCRGTVAPDELRRMMSHVPEVVEACTVSGSADAMVHIRARSIPALEDALERVRVAPNVDHTRSSIVLSRLIDRPID encoded by the coding sequence ATGGACAATATTGACCGCGGGATCATCGATCTGCTTCGGCAGAATGCGCGCGCAGGGTACGGCGACATCGGCCAGGTCGTTGGACTCTCGGCATCAGCGGTGAAACGCCGCGTCGACCGCCTTGTCGCTGACGGCGTGATTCGCGGATTCACCGTGCAGGTCGACCCAGCCATCGACGGCAGGCGTACGGAAGCCTATGTCGAACTCTTCTGCCGCGGCACCGTCGCTCCCGACGAACTTCGCCGCATGATGAGCCACGTTCCCGAGGTGGTGGAAGCGTGCACGGTGTCAGGAAGCGCCGATGCCATGGTGCACATTCGCGCACGCAGCATCCCCGCTCTCGAAGACGCCCTCGAGCGTGTTCGTGTGGCTCCCAACGTCGACCACACGCGGTCGTCGATCGTGCTCTCGCGGTTGATCGACCGCCCTATTGACTGA
- the ddaH gene encoding dimethylargininase, whose amino-acid sequence MTSTDSVTAPARERTPNPRTYLMCRPEHFTVSYRINPWMEPENPTDTARAVAQWQTLYDTYVSLGHTIELIDPLEGLPDMVYTANGGFVIDGIAYGAQFTYPERQPEGPAFMEWFAANDYRVVEPKNVNEGEGDLLLVGDTVLAGTGFRTSTESHREVAATFDREVVSLNLVNPSFYHLDTAISVLDPLTGDDDANIAYLPSAFDDASRAILEKRYPNAIHVSEDDSRILGLNSISDGYNVVIAQRATGFEAQLRERGYNPIGVDLSELLLGGGGVKCCTLELRR is encoded by the coding sequence ATGACCAGCACCGATTCCGTCACCGCACCCGCGCGCGAGCGCACGCCCAACCCTCGTACGTACCTCATGTGCCGACCAGAGCACTTTACCGTTTCGTACCGCATCAACCCATGGATGGAGCCCGAGAATCCCACGGACACGGCTCGCGCCGTGGCGCAGTGGCAGACCTTGTACGACACCTATGTGTCGCTTGGGCACACAATCGAGCTGATCGACCCGCTCGAGGGCCTGCCCGACATGGTCTACACGGCGAACGGTGGCTTCGTCATCGACGGCATCGCCTATGGCGCGCAGTTCACCTATCCCGAGCGTCAGCCCGAGGGTCCCGCATTCATGGAGTGGTTCGCCGCCAACGACTATCGGGTCGTCGAGCCGAAGAACGTCAACGAGGGTGAGGGTGACCTGCTTCTCGTCGGAGACACCGTCCTCGCGGGCACCGGGTTTCGCACCAGCACCGAGAGCCACCGCGAAGTCGCCGCGACGTTCGACCGCGAGGTGGTTTCGCTGAACCTCGTCAACCCAAGCTTCTACCATCTCGACACCGCGATTTCGGTGCTCGACCCGCTCACGGGCGACGACGACGCGAACATCGCATACCTGCCGAGCGCATTCGATGACGCGTCGCGCGCAATTCTCGAGAAGCGGTACCCGAACGCCATCCACGTGAGTGAAGATGACTCCCGTATTCTCGGGCTCAACTCGATCTCAGACGGCTACAACGTCGTGATCGCCCAGCGCGCGACGGGATTCGAGGCGCAGCTGCGTGAGCGCGGCTACAACCCCATCGGCGTCGATCTCTCTGAACTGCTTCTCGGCGGCGGCGGGGTCAAGTGCTGCACGTTGGAGCTGCGCCGCTGA
- a CDS encoding TetR/AcrR family transcriptional regulator, producing MGNREDLLAGARKVIVERGIAKTTARDIAAAAGVSLAAIGYHFGSKDRLVTEALVETLGTGIGDDLENLVLEGTGASLLDGFATLVNDVPSVFAANREALLASLENVVHVLRDSSESRKLHEAVAEGYRGMAKNLVLAHPELDERQANSIARLYYVLTQSLGILWLLDSEALPSGDELAEAVATIGGSHTVPNS from the coding sequence ATGGGAAACAGGGAAGACCTGCTGGCTGGAGCGCGCAAGGTCATCGTCGAGCGGGGAATCGCGAAAACGACAGCCAGAGACATCGCCGCTGCAGCGGGCGTGAGCCTCGCCGCGATCGGCTACCACTTCGGCTCGAAGGACCGATTGGTGACCGAGGCACTTGTAGAGACACTCGGCACCGGAATCGGTGACGACCTTGAGAACCTCGTACTCGAGGGCACGGGCGCATCACTGCTCGACGGCTTCGCGACCCTCGTGAACGACGTTCCGTCGGTGTTCGCAGCGAACAGGGAGGCTCTCCTGGCGAGCCTCGAGAACGTTGTGCACGTTCTGAGAGATTCGAGCGAGAGCCGCAAACTGCACGAGGCTGTCGCAGAGGGCTATCGGGGAATGGCGAAGAATCTTGTCCTCGCGCATCCGGAGCTTGACGAACGGCAGGCGAACTCTATCGCTCGTCTGTACTACGTGCTCACGCAGAGCCTCGGCATCCTCTGGCTGCTGGACTCTGAGGCTCTCCCGAGCGGAGACGAACTCGCAGAGGCGGTGGCGACGATCGGCGGGTCCCACACAGTGCCGAACTCATAA
- a CDS encoding FAD-dependent monooxygenase produces the protein MTTRTPHVLISGGGIAGTALALRLVERGIRTTVVERADSPREGGQVVDLRGASREAAEQMGLMPGIREYQLHEKGIAYVGSRGTVYARMSMEDYDGKGAVAEIEIARGDLHRVILKRLDAASSAAPGLLSLRYGEQIDSLSQHDEGVDATFASGAAERFDLVVGSDGVHSATRRMAVGPEESFSTYLGGYTAFFSMPTPAGIEPGWFTMRAVAGVAVGVRPGPDPATSMVLLTIRMDRNPELRRDHNAQLALVRRMICAADWHAPAMLAALERSQDFYFDELVRIDVPDVSHGRIALIGDARSSGSPLSGMGTATALIGAHLLSAEIAASPDDLAEATARFATAIAPFAKAGQTLPGGGIRFMVPRGTVGSVMSQWVMRVLVSRAMRPVMKRMISGGQTDELSLPDKQPAERY, from the coding sequence ATGACCACACGCACTCCCCATGTTCTGATCTCAGGCGGCGGCATCGCCGGAACGGCTCTCGCCCTGCGCCTCGTAGAGCGGGGCATTCGCACAACCGTCGTCGAGAGGGCAGATTCGCCCCGCGAGGGAGGGCAGGTCGTCGACCTTCGGGGCGCAAGTCGCGAAGCGGCCGAACAGATGGGACTCATGCCCGGCATCCGCGAGTATCAACTCCACGAGAAGGGCATTGCCTATGTCGGATCCCGCGGCACCGTTTACGCCCGCATGTCCATGGAGGACTACGACGGTAAAGGTGCGGTTGCCGAGATCGAGATCGCGCGCGGTGACCTGCATCGCGTGATTCTCAAGCGACTTGATGCGGCCAGCAGTGCAGCGCCGGGTCTCCTGAGTCTTCGCTACGGCGAGCAGATCGACAGTCTTTCTCAGCACGACGAGGGTGTTGACGCGACCTTCGCATCGGGAGCCGCCGAGCGGTTCGACCTTGTCGTCGGCAGCGACGGCGTGCACTCGGCGACACGGCGGATGGCCGTCGGGCCGGAGGAATCGTTCTCGACATATCTCGGTGGCTACACGGCGTTCTTCAGCATGCCGACGCCCGCCGGAATCGAGCCCGGCTGGTTCACGATGCGCGCCGTGGCGGGAGTCGCGGTCGGCGTGAGGCCGGGGCCGGACCCCGCAACGTCGATGGTGCTGTTGACGATCCGAATGGATCGCAATCCTGAGCTGCGACGCGACCACAACGCACAGCTGGCGTTGGTGCGCCGGATGATCTGCGCTGCGGACTGGCATGCCCCGGCGATGCTTGCTGCGCTGGAGCGATCGCAGGACTTCTATTTCGACGAGCTCGTGCGCATCGACGTTCCTGATGTCTCGCACGGCCGTATTGCACTGATTGGAGACGCCCGTTCGTCTGGATCGCCGTTATCGGGAATGGGAACGGCTACGGCGCTCATCGGAGCTCACCTGCTCTCCGCTGAGATCGCGGCGTCGCCAGATGACCTGGCCGAAGCGACGGCGCGCTTCGCGACGGCCATCGCACCATTTGCGAAAGCGGGGCAGACGCTTCCCGGTGGCGGCATCCGCTTCATGGTGCCGAGAGGCACGGTCGGAAGCGTCATGTCGCAGTGGGTCATGCGCGTGCTGGTTTCTCGTGCAATGCGGCCAGTGATGAAGCGCATGATCAGCGGTGGTCAGACCGACGAGCTGTCGCTGCCAGACAAGCAGCCAGCCGAGCGCTATTAG
- a CDS encoding polyprenol monophosphomannose synthase, producing the protein MVETLVIVPTYNERENLPALISRVRATTPRLDVLVVDDASPDGTGALADELAASDSQLFVLHRAGKQGLGAAYGDAFRWALERGYERLVEMDADGSHLPEQLPALLDASAAGADVVLGSRWVDGGGIENWPWHRRMLSRGGSAYARTLLGMPYRDVTGGYRVFTREALENMHRDDVHSQGYGFQVDMLWHAHKAGLRIVEVPITFVERTKGRSKMSGGIVIEAMWRVTLWGLASLATRFGARRR; encoded by the coding sequence GTGGTCGAAACACTCGTCATCGTCCCCACCTACAACGAGCGCGAGAACCTGCCGGCCCTGATCTCCAGGGTGCGCGCGACGACGCCGAGGCTCGACGTGCTCGTCGTCGACGATGCCTCACCGGACGGAACCGGCGCGCTCGCCGACGAGCTGGCGGCATCCGACTCGCAGCTCTTCGTGCTTCACCGTGCGGGCAAGCAGGGGCTTGGCGCAGCATACGGGGATGCCTTCCGATGGGCGCTCGAGCGCGGTTACGAGCGGCTCGTCGAAATGGATGCCGATGGGTCGCATCTGCCCGAGCAGCTGCCTGCGTTGCTTGACGCCTCGGCCGCTGGTGCCGACGTCGTTCTGGGGTCACGCTGGGTCGATGGCGGCGGTATCGAGAACTGGCCGTGGCACAGGCGGATGCTGTCGCGCGGAGGCAGCGCGTATGCGCGAACGTTGCTCGGCATGCCGTACCGCGATGTGACGGGCGGTTATCGGGTCTTCACGCGTGAGGCGCTCGAGAACATGCACCGCGACGACGTGCACAGTCAGGGCTATGGCTTTCAGGTCGACATGCTGTGGCACGCGCACAAGGCTGGACTGCGAATCGTCGAGGTGCCGATCACGTTCGTCGAACGAACGAAGGGCCGGTCGAAGATGTCGGGCGGCATCGTGATTGAGGCGATGTGGCGCGTCACGCTGTGGGGGCTTGCGTCGTTGGCCACGCGATTCGGCGCACGACGTCGGTGA
- a CDS encoding polyphosphate polymerase domain-containing protein, giving the protein MTSTSAEPSATPLLNHLDTLEPISLDQLNEQARLMTRVDRKYFVPRAILAELLDQMPGEFRVLEIERTRLFRYRTIYFDSPDFRFFRQHAQGRRHRYKVRTRTYCESGDCMLEVKSKGYRGQTVKERIDHDPEAPHTLSATDHSFIDEIIGEDAARLRPMLETIYHRATLCHDDQRVTLDLDLECLAGGASYAGPSDVLVETKSPGGRGPLDRTLLTAGVRPHSVSKYCVAASLLYPHLPSNAWHRTLRHYFDAPKAGAA; this is encoded by the coding sequence ATGACCAGCACGTCCGCAGAGCCGTCTGCGACCCCGCTACTCAATCACCTCGATACGCTCGAACCGATCTCACTCGACCAGCTCAACGAACAGGCACGGCTGATGACCCGTGTCGATCGCAAGTACTTCGTGCCCCGCGCGATTCTCGCCGAGCTCCTCGACCAGATGCCCGGGGAGTTCCGGGTGCTCGAGATCGAGCGCACCCGGCTCTTTCGCTACCGCACGATCTACTTCGATTCGCCCGACTTCCGGTTCTTCCGCCAGCATGCGCAGGGTCGACGACACCGCTACAAGGTGCGCACTCGCACGTACTGCGAGTCGGGCGACTGCATGCTCGAGGTGAAGTCGAAGGGGTACCGCGGGCAGACCGTCAAAGAACGCATCGACCACGATCCGGAGGCTCCGCACACGCTCAGCGCAACGGACCATTCGTTCATCGACGAAATCATCGGAGAGGATGCTGCGCGGCTCCGACCCATGCTCGAGACCATCTATCATCGCGCGACGCTCTGCCACGACGACCAGCGCGTCACACTCGATCTCGACCTGGAGTGCCTTGCCGGAGGCGCGTCGTACGCCGGGCCGAGCGATGTACTCGTCGAGACGAAGTCACCGGGCGGGAGGGGCCCGCTCGACCGGACGCTGCTCACGGCTGGGGTACGACCGCACTCGGTGAGCAAATACTGCGTTGCCGCGTCGCTGTTGTATCCGCACCTGCCCAGCAACGCCTGGCACCGCACACTCCGCCACTACTTCGACGCTCCCAAAGCCGGCGCCGCCTGA
- a CDS encoding DUF4956 domain-containing protein produces the protein MSFVIAILTDLVAITLLAYVLYFRRHRRRDLLLSYIALNVGVFAVTVALSSVEVGIGLGIGLFGILSIIRLRSDQITQQEIAYYFVSLALGLLAGLQPTPLWVTPALSALMLLVMAIIDSPHVAPRSRRHTITLDRAFTNEAALNAHLEQTLDAHVTRVEVLDVDIVRDTTVVDVRYSAHGADRDAPDEDIVLKHARNSRFRPLLSTMSFFRHGTPSTEGHEEHAPAPQRFQVPAGTAPESEWPDTHADAAKQHATVTR, from the coding sequence ATGTCATTCGTTATCGCGATCTTGACCGACCTCGTCGCCATCACCCTCCTGGCGTACGTTCTGTACTTCCGGAGGCACCGTCGGCGCGACCTACTGCTGTCGTACATCGCGCTCAACGTCGGCGTCTTCGCCGTGACCGTGGCGCTGAGTTCGGTCGAGGTGGGCATTGGCCTCGGGATCGGCCTCTTCGGCATCCTCTCGATCATTCGCCTGCGCAGCGACCAGATCACTCAGCAGGAGATCGCCTACTATTTCGTGTCACTGGCGCTCGGTCTTCTGGCCGGACTGCAGCCGACGCCGTTGTGGGTAACTCCGGCGCTCTCCGCGCTGATGCTCCTCGTGATGGCCATCATCGACAGCCCACACGTCGCGCCGAGAAGCCGACGTCATACCATCACGCTCGACCGGGCCTTCACGAACGAGGCCGCTCTGAACGCGCACCTCGAGCAGACCCTCGATGCTCACGTCACCCGCGTGGAAGTTCTCGATGTCGACATCGTGCGCGACACCACGGTCGTCGACGTGCGCTACAGCGCCCACGGTGCCGACAGGGATGCCCCTGACGAGGACATTGTGCTGAAACATGCACGGAACTCCCGATTTCGTCCTCTTCTGAGCACTATGTCCTTCTTCCGGCACGGCACACCCTCAACGGAAGGGCACGAGGAGCACGCACCCGCGCCCCAGCGCTTTCAGGTTCCGGCGGGCACCGCACCAGAGTCCGAGTGGCCAGACACGCACGCCGATGCCGCGAAGCAGCACGCAACGGTGACACGATGA
- a CDS encoding response regulator transcription factor yields MKRILIAEDEERISSFIQKGLRANGLRSEIVTDGHSAVEFARSGDFDLMVLDIGLPGLDGFSVLRRVRGDRIEMPIIILTARDAIEDTVAGLSGGADDYMRKPFSFDELLARVRLRLRTESTSEATILKSGDVSLDLRTRRALVGERTVELTTREYALLEVFMRHPDEVLSRQQLLSQVWGFDFDPGSNVVDVYVRYLRAKLGVDRFETVRGAGYRLIAQ; encoded by the coding sequence GTGAAGCGAATTCTCATCGCCGAAGACGAAGAGCGCATCTCATCGTTCATTCAGAAAGGCCTGCGTGCAAACGGCTTACGTTCGGAAATAGTCACCGATGGTCACTCGGCCGTCGAGTTCGCCCGCTCCGGCGACTTCGACCTGATGGTGCTCGACATCGGGCTGCCAGGGCTCGACGGCTTCAGCGTTCTGCGCCGAGTTCGAGGTGACCGCATCGAGATGCCGATCATCATTCTCACCGCACGCGATGCGATCGAAGACACCGTCGCCGGCCTCTCCGGCGGCGCCGACGACTACATGCGAAAGCCGTTCTCCTTCGACGAGTTGCTCGCACGAGTTCGACTGCGACTGCGCACCGAATCCACAAGCGAGGCGACGATCCTCAAATCGGGTGATGTCTCCCTCGATCTCCGCACCCGTCGCGCGCTTGTTGGCGAACGGACCGTCGAACTCACCACGCGTGAGTATGCCCTGCTCGAGGTGTTCATGCGGCACCCCGATGAGGTGCTCAGCAGGCAGCAACTGCTCAGCCAAGTATGGGGCTTCGACTTCGATCCCGGTTCCAATGTCGTCGATGTCTACGTTCGCTATCTGCGCGCCAAGCTCGGCGTCGACCGTTTCGAAACTGTTCGTGGTGCCGGGTATCGACTCATCGCACAGTGA